One genomic segment of Actinomycetota bacterium includes these proteins:
- the gcvPB gene encoding aminomethyl-transferring glycine dehydrogenase subunit GcvPB, giving the protein MIEEERQADTTRRPLIFELGDPEWSCPSADSASPSEGPIDAMFPGLHRECPPNLPNVSELDIMRHYSRLAAVNFGVDTGMYPLGSCTMKYNPRLNEDVCRLPGFAGLHPYQPESTVQGILELLHGLQSALSEITGLPGVSLQPSAGAHGEHTALLCIREFHSRKGNPRRKVLIPDTAHGTNPATVSLCGYEAQTIPSDSSGGVDLDALYAALGEDVAAVMLTNPNTLGLFDLNIEEITRAVRACGAFSYCDGANLNAIMGISRPGDMGFDSLHVNLHKTFSTPHGGGGPGAGPVCVSEELAPFLPGPVILHGDDGYRIHRPSASIGRVRSFYGNVGVLIRAYAYILSSGGDGLRAISEQAVLSANYLMSRLRAAYDLPYNRTCMHEFVLSASPQKRANGVKALDIGKRLLDYGIHPPTVYFPLLVEEALMIEPTETEPLSALDRFVSAMLAIADEAEANPDALKAAPHTTAVRRLDEARAARDPDLRWTAKNSSS; this is encoded by the coding sequence GTGATTGAGGAAGAAAGACAAGCAGACACAACTCGTCGACCGCTGATTTTCGAGTTGGGCGACCCTGAATGGTCCTGCCCCAGTGCTGACTCTGCTTCGCCTTCGGAAGGCCCCATCGACGCCATGTTCCCGGGACTTCACCGCGAGTGTCCGCCGAATCTGCCCAATGTGAGCGAGCTCGACATCATGCGCCACTACTCGAGACTTGCTGCGGTGAACTTTGGGGTGGACACTGGCATGTATCCTCTCGGCAGCTGCACTATGAAATATAATCCGCGACTCAATGAAGATGTTTGCCGGTTGCCGGGTTTCGCAGGTCTGCACCCGTATCAGCCGGAGAGTACTGTCCAGGGGATTCTCGAGCTACTTCATGGACTTCAGTCCGCTCTGAGTGAAATCACTGGACTTCCGGGCGTCTCACTTCAGCCATCCGCAGGCGCCCATGGTGAACATACGGCCCTTCTGTGTATACGTGAATTCCACTCGCGCAAAGGTAATCCAAGGCGAAAGGTACTGATCCCTGATACTGCACATGGCACCAACCCCGCAACCGTCAGTCTCTGTGGATATGAGGCTCAGACGATACCCAGCGATTCATCGGGCGGTGTCGACCTCGATGCTCTTTACGCCGCCCTAGGCGAAGACGTCGCCGCAGTCATGCTCACAAACCCGAATACTCTCGGACTTTTCGACCTGAACATTGAGGAAATCACCCGTGCCGTGAGGGCTTGTGGAGCTTTTTCGTACTGTGATGGCGCCAACCTTAACGCCATCATGGGTATCTCCAGGCCGGGTGATATGGGATTCGACTCTCTCCATGTGAACTTGCATAAGACTTTTTCCACTCCTCACGGCGGCGGTGGCCCAGGTGCCGGACCAGTCTGCGTCAGCGAGGAGTTAGCGCCCTTCCTTCCTGGTCCCGTTATTTTGCATGGAGACGACGGGTACAGAATCCATCGGCCATCTGCGTCCATTGGTAGGGTCCGATCGTTTTATGGAAACGTCGGTGTTCTCATCAGAGCCTATGCCTACATCCTCTCTTCTGGAGGAGACGGGCTGCGAGCGATCAGCGAACAAGCAGTCCTTTCAGCCAATTACTTGATGTCTCGATTAAGAGCGGCTTACGACCTCCCTTATAACCGTACATGCATGCACGAATTCGTTCTATCGGCCTCGCCTCAAAAGAGGGCCAACGGAGTCAAAGCGCTCGACATCGGCAAGCGGCTTCTCGACTATGGGATACACCCCCCGACCGTCTACTTTCCTTTGCTGGTTGAAGAAGCCCTCATGATAGAACCCACCGAGACAGAACCTTTGTCAGCGCTTGATCGATTCGTCTCCGCAATGCTCGCTATTGCCGACGAGGCCGAAGCTAACCCTGATGCACTCAAAGCCGCACCACACACCACTGCGGTTCGCCGACTCGACGAAGCCCGGGCCGCACGGGACCCCGATCTTCGCTGGACAGCGAAGAACAGCTCTTCGTAA
- the gcvH gene encoding glycine cleavage system protein GcvH — MNPDDRSYHPEHEWVKIGEGGLATIGITDFAQRQLGEIVYVELPEVGSTISAGQVYGEVESVKSVSELYAPVTGQVVQVNSTLPDTPEIINSEPYGEGWIVKIQMSDPEEMESLMPADRYSVHVGEA; from the coding sequence ATGAATCCGGATGATCGAAGCTACCATCCTGAGCATGAATGGGTGAAGATTGGAGAAGGCGGGCTTGCCACCATCGGCATCACCGACTTCGCCCAGAGACAGCTAGGGGAGATAGTCTATGTCGAACTGCCCGAAGTCGGTAGCACTATATCGGCCGGGCAAGTCTACGGTGAGGTTGAATCTGTGAAGTCGGTCTCAGAGCTGTATGCACCTGTCACGGGTCAGGTTGTCCAGGTAAACTCGACTCTCCCAGACACACCTGAGATCATTAACTCGGAACCTTACGGTGAGGGTTGGATAGTCAAGATCCAGATGAGCGATCCTGAGGAGATGGAATCACTGATGCCCGCCGATCGGTACTCGGTTCACGTCGGCGAGGCGTGA
- the hpt gene encoding hypoxanthine phosphoribosyltransferase, with translation MIPDSATHIPEGVRQYSSDEIAFRVQEIAGQITADYDGEEIRLITVLKGGLFFLADLTRAINAPVTLDFMAISSYGAGSSGVVRITKDLEDSIEGAHVLVVEDVVDTGLTLRYVLKVLQARNPASIKVCAMFDKRVRRIVRTEIAYCGFDVPDKFLVGYGLDYLGKYRNLPDVWSLDDSLLATY, from the coding sequence ATGATACCTGATAGTGCAACCCATATTCCAGAAGGCGTTCGACAGTATTCGTCTGATGAGATTGCGTTCAGGGTTCAGGAGATTGCTGGTCAAATCACTGCAGATTACGACGGAGAAGAGATCAGGCTGATCACTGTGTTGAAGGGCGGCCTTTTCTTTCTAGCCGACCTTACTAGAGCCATTAATGCTCCTGTTACACTTGATTTCATGGCCATATCTTCCTATGGAGCGGGCTCTTCTGGAGTTGTCAGAATCACCAAGGACCTAGAGGACTCAATTGAGGGGGCGCACGTTCTGGTTGTCGAGGATGTCGTGGATACTGGGCTAACCCTAAGGTATGTTCTAAAGGTCTTACAGGCACGGAACCCAGCATCTATCAAAGTATGCGCTATGTTCGATAAACGTGTACGCCGTATTGTTCGTACGGAAATCGCCTACTGTGGTTTCGACGTCCCCGACAAATTCCTGGTCGGGTACGGCTTGGATTACCTCGGCAAGTATAGGAACCTTCCAGATGTCTGGAGCCTAGATGATTCACTGTTAGCCACCTACTGA
- the gcvT gene encoding glycine cleavage system aminomethyltransferase GcvT, translating to MNNSLVFILSIVIALSPASAYAVNSDDPLSATSSSRGPSIDTPHEALLLVSENGHELWSKGADESRSIASITKIMTAIVVLDRANLDDSVMISAADIATGGSNANLRPGEIMTVRECLEALLLVSGNEVANALARHVAGSPEEFVAIMNDRALRLGMSDTRFANPHGIDQAGHYSTARDLAILARYAMQSDEIRRISALEFFDPDGSGPRPPEENTSLLVGEYLGATGLKTGWTSRAGFSLISSASRDGLELFAVILGTPSERARFVIAQQAMDWGFENLTYQRFVDRGQEFGSVRVTDYLDLTIPAVSNSAFSDYIFAPDGQVTAEVELVAHIEAPVAAGDRLGTLRLVQDDRLIYQTTLVSQVSVEKPGVFERVWIAIQRFFRPQEGQVPLATQVSKTPLYDEHIALGAQMTEFAGYLMPMQYMGIRQEHSAVREGCGIFDLCHMAQLRVCGASAFDFLQYLMTNDLSRLSVPGIAQYTLICDHDAGIIDDVIVYRTGDNEYLLVANAVNRYIVFDWANTIRDRWSLNESAGEGARKHGIDLDIIDETDRTGLIALQGPLAMRLLEHMTPKDTTFPARFSIAPSTVGNMPVLLSRTGYTGEDGVEIFTHESNTVAIWRYLLSFSEITPCGLGSRDTLRLEMGYHLYGSDMDRGVDPISARLGWVCPDKKHDFVGSEAIRRIREQGIERVLAFFTSTEGIPRQGMSISVKGIEIGRVASGTFSPSLSIGIASGYIPIEYAVAEQKLDLQVRRKHAPLIVVDPPFVHDTSLRQNNCRKENDESG from the coding sequence ATGAATAACTCGCTAGTGTTTATCCTTTCGATTGTAATAGCCCTATCTCCGGCTTCAGCCTATGCAGTCAACTCCGATGACCCACTTTCGGCAACTTCTAGCTCGCGCGGTCCTTCGATTGACACTCCACACGAAGCACTGCTGCTCGTCTCAGAAAATGGGCACGAATTGTGGTCAAAGGGCGCGGATGAGAGTCGATCCATTGCTAGCATTACCAAGATAATGACGGCAATCGTAGTCCTCGATCGTGCAAATCTCGACGACTCCGTGATGATATCAGCAGCCGATATCGCAACGGGGGGATCGAATGCCAACCTCCGCCCTGGCGAAATCATGACCGTCAGGGAGTGCCTCGAAGCCCTCCTGTTGGTTTCCGGAAATGAGGTTGCTAACGCTCTGGCACGACACGTCGCAGGCTCCCCGGAGGAGTTCGTTGCAATCATGAACGATCGGGCTCTTCGGCTAGGTATGTCAGATACTCGCTTTGCGAATCCTCATGGCATAGATCAGGCCGGGCACTACTCCACCGCACGCGACCTAGCAATACTCGCTCGGTATGCGATGCAGAGCGATGAGATCAGAAGGATATCAGCATTGGAATTCTTTGATCCGGATGGCTCTGGCCCGAGGCCGCCTGAAGAGAATACAAGCCTGCTCGTAGGCGAATACCTTGGGGCAACAGGCTTGAAGACTGGCTGGACCTCGCGCGCAGGCTTTTCGTTAATCTCTTCGGCTAGCCGGGACGGACTCGAGCTTTTTGCGGTCATTCTTGGGACTCCTAGCGAGAGGGCAAGGTTTGTGATCGCCCAGCAGGCCATGGATTGGGGATTTGAAAATCTCACATACCAGAGATTCGTGGACCGTGGCCAGGAATTCGGCTCAGTGCGAGTCACCGACTATCTCGACCTCACTATTCCTGCCGTTTCGAACTCCGCTTTTTCGGACTACATATTCGCGCCAGACGGTCAGGTCACGGCTGAGGTTGAGCTAGTTGCCCACATCGAGGCTCCCGTGGCTGCTGGCGATCGCCTTGGTACGCTAAGGTTGGTACAAGATGATAGATTAATCTATCAGACCACGCTTGTTTCACAGGTTTCGGTAGAAAAGCCAGGAGTGTTCGAAAGAGTTTGGATCGCCATTCAGCGCTTCTTCCGTCCACAGGAAGGGCAAGTTCCCTTGGCCACACAGGTTTCAAAAACACCGCTCTACGATGAACACATCGCACTTGGTGCGCAGATGACCGAGTTCGCCGGCTATCTGATGCCGATGCAGTACATGGGTATACGGCAGGAGCATTCGGCTGTTCGGGAGGGCTGCGGTATCTTCGATCTTTGTCACATGGCACAGCTTCGGGTGTGCGGAGCAAGCGCTTTCGATTTCCTGCAGTACCTTATGACGAACGATCTGTCTCGTCTCTCAGTGCCCGGAATAGCTCAGTACACATTGATATGCGACCACGATGCGGGAATCATCGATGACGTCATCGTGTATCGGACTGGCGATAACGAATATCTCCTTGTGGCCAATGCGGTGAATCGGTACATCGTCTTCGATTGGGCGAACACGATCCGCGACAGGTGGAGCCTAAATGAGTCCGCCGGAGAGGGCGCGCGCAAGCACGGCATCGATCTTGATATCATCGATGAGACCGATCGCACTGGTTTGATAGCTCTGCAGGGTCCGCTCGCCATGAGGCTACTTGAGCATATGACGCCCAAAGACACCACTTTTCCTGCGCGATTCAGCATTGCGCCGTCCACCGTCGGTAACATGCCAGTCCTCCTCTCTCGAACCGGATACACCGGCGAAGACGGAGTCGAGATATTCACACATGAGTCCAATACAGTGGCTATCTGGCGATACCTGCTTTCGTTCTCAGAAATCACCCCTTGTGGCCTCGGGTCTCGCGACACCCTCAGACTTGAAATGGGTTATCATCTTTATGGTTCAGACATGGATAGGGGAGTGGATCCGATATCCGCCCGTCTCGGATGGGTTTGTCCAGATAAGAAGCATGATTTTGTTGGTAGCGAGGCAATTCGGCGGATTCGCGAACAAGGCATTGAACGAGTGCTTGCTTTCTTCACGTCCACCGAAGGGATACCAAGGCAGGGAATGAGCATCTCGGTGAAGGGTATTGAAATTGGGCGTGTAGCCAGTGGGACATTCTCCCCATCGCTTTCTATCGGGATCGCATCTGGCTACATTCCCATCGAGTACGCCGTCGCGGAGCAGAAGCTTGATCTGCAGGTCAGACGGAAGCACGCTCCGCTGATCGTTGTGGATCCACCATTCGTGCACGACACTTCTTTAAGACAGAATAATTGCCGAAAGGAGAACGATGAATCCGGATGA
- a CDS encoding NCS2 family permease gives MEAFFRFKERNTDLRTELIAGVVTFMTMAYIIFVNPGILSSMFGDAAAEWIPALATATTVGAALMCLAMGLLTNRPLALASGMGLNAMVAFSVVLGAGVPWQVGMAVVFVQGLIILLLVLTGFREAVMNAIPLNLKRAIGGGIGIFITFIGLKNGGIVVSKEATLVSLGDFTQEAVWVTLVGLVAIFAFMALRIKGDILWGILVAAAASLALGVTQLPTQIVAAPDFSTFGAPFMEVDGQMALLHVFTPAVMVFVFSMMLTDFFDTMGTVVAVGEQAGFVDEKGQVPEIRNILAVDSTAAVVGGAVGASSITTYIESASGVAEGGRTGLTAIVVGLLFAVATFFTPVIAMIGGAGSVTAGALIIVGFLMMKTIADISWSDFEEAFPAFMTIVGIPLTFNIAWGIGLGFISFIIIKVLHRKAVEVHPLMYLAGVAFAVALALY, from the coding sequence ATGGAGGCATTCTTTAGATTCAAAGAACGCAATACCGATCTACGAACGGAACTCATCGCTGGAGTGGTTACGTTCATGACGATGGCCTACATCATCTTTGTGAATCCTGGAATTCTATCCAGCATGTTTGGGGATGCAGCTGCGGAGTGGATTCCGGCACTGGCCACAGCAACCACCGTTGGCGCAGCGTTGATGTGCCTGGCAATGGGGCTGCTTACCAATCGACCCCTGGCGCTAGCCTCGGGCATGGGCTTGAATGCAATGGTAGCGTTCAGCGTTGTTCTAGGTGCTGGAGTTCCATGGCAGGTCGGAATGGCAGTCGTGTTCGTCCAAGGATTGATCATACTGTTGTTGGTTCTGACCGGCTTTCGCGAGGCGGTGATGAATGCCATCCCTCTGAATCTGAAGCGCGCCATCGGCGGCGGTATCGGCATATTCATAACCTTCATTGGACTCAAAAATGGCGGCATTGTCGTCTCAAAGGAGGCCACCTTGGTCTCCCTGGGGGACTTCACCCAGGAAGCGGTTTGGGTGACCCTCGTAGGGCTTGTAGCAATCTTCGCATTCATGGCGCTGCGCATAAAGGGCGACATTTTATGGGGCATCCTCGTTGCGGCAGCTGCTTCGTTGGCACTCGGAGTTACTCAGTTACCCACTCAGATCGTAGCAGCTCCTGACTTTTCAACATTTGGCGCACCCTTCATGGAGGTAGACGGCCAGATGGCGTTGCTGCACGTTTTCACACCAGCTGTCATGGTGTTCGTCTTTTCTATGATGCTAACTGACTTCTTCGACACTATGGGGACTGTGGTGGCGGTTGGCGAACAGGCCGGCTTCGTTGACGAAAAAGGACAGGTTCCAGAGATCCGGAACATTCTTGCCGTGGACTCCACCGCAGCAGTGGTAGGTGGCGCTGTCGGCGCCAGCTCTATCACCACATATATCGAGTCTGCGTCCGGCGTCGCCGAGGGCGGACGCACGGGCCTGACTGCCATCGTTGTAGGGTTACTTTTTGCTGTTGCTACCTTCTTCACACCCGTCATCGCAATGATTGGTGGGGCCGGCTCAGTAACGGCGGGTGCTCTGATAATCGTTGGATTCCTTATGATGAAGACGATTGCCGACATATCCTGGAGCGATTTCGAAGAAGCGTTTCCAGCCTTTATGACAATTGTTGGTATTCCGCTCACTTTCAACATCGCTTGGGGAATCGGGCTTGGATTCATCAGCTTCATAATCATCAAAGTTCTGCACAGGAAAGCCGTCGAAGTGCATCCGTTGATGTATTTGGCTGGAGTTGCCTTCGCTGTCGCCCTCGCTTTGTACTGA
- a CDS encoding lipoate--protein ligase family protein, with translation MPTLRIYGWCEPTLSLGRFQAAEEVNFDAAVAFRVPVVRRPTGGRGVLHFDEVTYSLTAGIGDGIPRGVATSYAWILRALVSTFQSIGIDASQSKRRQRSRHLSSSACYGSLTPADLSVDVKKLSGSAQVWLEDTVLQHGSLVMTKDVATEAKLLRLDPPQTEELIASTVTISSICSPEPSPQVVRSALIEGFTDTLGVRFEHSSLSDEEHSIAEDIASRFIVVP, from the coding sequence ATGCCTACCCTAAGGATATACGGTTGGTGCGAACCCACGCTTTCGCTAGGCCGCTTCCAGGCAGCGGAGGAGGTCAACTTCGATGCTGCGGTCGCTTTTAGGGTTCCAGTAGTCAGACGCCCAACTGGGGGTAGGGGGGTGCTGCACTTCGACGAGGTTACATATTCACTTACTGCAGGAATCGGAGACGGCATTCCACGTGGGGTAGCCACTTCTTATGCGTGGATTCTGCGAGCACTCGTAAGCACTTTCCAGTCAATAGGCATAGATGCATCTCAGTCGAAAAGGAGACAGAGGAGCCGTCACCTGAGCTCTTCGGCCTGCTATGGCAGCCTTACCCCCGCTGATCTTTCCGTGGATGTGAAGAAGTTATCGGGAAGTGCACAGGTCTGGCTGGAGGACACAGTTCTGCAGCATGGCTCACTGGTCATGACGAAGGATGTAGCCACCGAAGCCAAGTTGCTCCGGCTCGACCCACCTCAAACGGAGGAACTGATCGCCTCAACAGTGACGATATCGTCCATATGTTCACCTGAGCCTTCTCCTCAAGTTGTCCGCTCGGCACTTATTGAAGGCTTTACTGATACGCTGGGTGTGCGCTTCGAACATTCATCGTTGTCCGATGAAGAGCATTCTATTGCTGAAGATATTGCTAGCCGATTCATCGTGGTTCCTTGA
- a CDS encoding adenine phosphoribosyltransferase, with translation MLLDHFIRDIPDFPERGVVFKDITPLLASPDGFAQAIEVLGASYENAGITKVLGAEARGFIFGGALAFRLGAGFVPARKPGKLPWDTTSHEYELEYGNDALEVHTDALSTSDKVLIVDDVLATGGTAAAKAALVHQMGAEVCGYAFLIELDFLNGRSKLGDERIVSLIRVK, from the coding sequence ATGCTGCTTGATCATTTCATAAGGGATATTCCGGATTTTCCGGAACGCGGAGTTGTTTTCAAGGACATAACGCCCCTCCTGGCTAGTCCTGATGGATTTGCGCAGGCGATCGAAGTTCTTGGCGCCTCCTATGAAAATGCAGGAATCACAAAGGTTCTAGGTGCCGAGGCTAGAGGTTTCATCTTTGGAGGGGCACTTGCTTTCCGCCTAGGGGCCGGGTTCGTTCCTGCCCGGAAACCCGGGAAGCTCCCATGGGACACAACTTCACATGAATATGAGCTTGAATACGGTAATGACGCTCTGGAGGTCCATACGGATGCGCTTTCCACGTCCGACAAAGTGTTGATCGTTGATGACGTTCTTGCAACTGGTGGCACCGCTGCAGCTAAAGCTGCTCTTGTTCATCAGATGGGTGCTGAAGTGTGTGGTTACGCGTTTCTCATTGAACTCGACTTTCTCAACGGCCGAAGTAAGCTAGGTGATGAGCGGATCGTCTCGCTGATAAGAGTCAAGTAG
- a CDS encoding FHA domain-containing protein yields MVKCPSCGSIDAGGHARCVECSADLSGSTQSFAAVVDPKESGVCDADPLNAPELIVTRGPGVGERFLLTEPLTTIGRDPGSHIFLNDITVSRTHAEITKSGCVLQIVDKGSLNGIYVDGILVTSAVLDAGDVIQVGRFQLVFVAKKAR; encoded by the coding sequence GTGGTAAAGTGTCCGTCATGTGGTTCGATTGACGCGGGCGGCCACGCTCGATGCGTCGAGTGCTCAGCAGACCTGTCGGGCTCGACCCAGTCTTTCGCAGCTGTGGTCGATCCTAAAGAGTCCGGGGTCTGTGACGCCGACCCCCTGAACGCCCCTGAGCTGATTGTCACTAGGGGACCGGGAGTGGGAGAGCGCTTCCTTCTCACCGAACCCCTTACGACCATTGGGCGCGATCCGGGATCCCACATATTCCTGAATGACATCACGGTGTCTCGGACACATGCCGAAATCACAAAGTCCGGGTGTGTCCTGCAAATCGTCGACAAAGGCTCGCTCAATGGAATTTATGTCGATGGTATCTTAGTCACCAGTGCTGTTCTTGACGCTGGTGATGTAATTCAAGTGGGCCGTTTCCAGTTGGTGTTCGTTGCGAAGAAGGCTAGGTAG
- a CDS encoding MerR family transcriptional regulator encodes MQRDYMTIGEVVDRLRQLSSDVSISKIRYLEEEGLITPERTAGGYRKFSSTDVARIEMILKMQRDLFLPLAIIREKLQEYDKGKVPAEMRQVTGIAEAASLPLDDAVTTLLDDIPSALGLPISFVKELESFQLIKFITTDRGLELSNADTQIAHVCWDMRRFGVEPRHLRMYETFAERETTFFSQILLPAFRHRTPESRQKLLESLDELVALSEQLTSHLVRRSLGRVFEDVM; translated from the coding sequence ATGCAGCGTGATTACATGACTATCGGCGAAGTCGTCGACAGGTTAAGGCAACTCAGCTCAGACGTCTCGATCTCCAAAATCAGGTATCTTGAAGAGGAGGGCTTGATCACTCCAGAGCGCACTGCGGGCGGATATCGAAAATTCTCCTCTACGGACGTAGCGCGGATCGAGATGATTTTGAAGATGCAGCGCGACCTATTCCTGCCCCTCGCCATAATCCGAGAGAAGCTACAAGAGTACGACAAAGGCAAAGTGCCGGCAGAGATGCGCCAGGTTACCGGTATCGCCGAGGCTGCGTCACTGCCCCTTGACGACGCTGTCACCACGCTTCTGGATGACATTCCATCGGCTTTAGGGTTGCCCATATCCTTTGTGAAGGAATTGGAGAGTTTCCAGCTCATAAAGTTCATCACTACCGATCGCGGCTTAGAACTTTCAAATGCCGACACTCAGATCGCACATGTTTGCTGGGACATGAGACGATTTGGGGTCGAACCTAGGCATTTGAGAATGTACGAGACTTTTGCCGAAAGGGAAACCACGTTCTTCTCTCAGATTCTCCTGCCGGCGTTTCGTCATCGCACTCCGGAAAGTAGACAGAAGCTCCTCGAATCCCTCGACGAACTCGTCGCCCTATCTGAGCAACTGACCTCGCATCTCGTTCGGAGATCTTTGGGTCGGGTGTTCGAGGACGTCATGTGA
- a CDS encoding NUDIX hydrolase: MVVPAERNPRIRVAALMIWRDEIVLVRHMKDHLEYHLLPGGGVDWGETLHHALKREVLEETGILCSPQDLLFVHDSIDPAGQRHVVNIYFSAHIDDLHYAKTSLDHRVVGIDFVNPDDLTRLDLRPPIALDLIAFLHDVSGFRPRYTGSGYA, encoded by the coding sequence TTGGTAGTTCCAGCTGAACGCAACCCCAGGATACGGGTAGCTGCTCTTATGATCTGGCGAGATGAAATCGTTCTTGTTCGCCACATGAAAGACCATCTTGAGTATCACCTGCTTCCCGGAGGGGGAGTGGACTGGGGAGAGACTCTTCACCACGCACTGAAACGCGAAGTTCTTGAGGAAACTGGAATACTATGCAGCCCTCAGGATCTCTTATTTGTGCATGACAGTATAGATCCTGCGGGTCAGCGACATGTAGTGAACATATATTTTTCTGCCCATATCGATGACTTGCACTATGCAAAAACTTCCTTAGACCATCGAGTCGTTGGCATAGATTTCGTCAACCCTGACGATTTGACCCGCCTAGACCTTAGGCCCCCGATCGCACTTGACTTGATTGCATTCCTGCATGACGTCTCAGGTTTCAGGCCACGGTACACAGGTTCGGGCTACGCTTAG
- the gcvPA gene encoding aminomethyl-transferring glycine dehydrogenase subunit GcvPA, producing MRYISITASQRRKMLEQIGCDSIEDLFEDIPKSVRFLRPLDLPSAQSEMQVSARLSALAESNIPAGRLISFAGAGCYDHYIPSVVDHVIRRPEFFTAYTPYQPEVSQGTLQALYEYQSMICELTGMDVANASMYDGPTALVEAIFMATRVTARQSVLCVGDMHPEWVSTIRTYSKSGKFSLIELPEDTSTGRISAAHIENSLDPSLFVDVAAVVTQSPSFFGVIDDIAAMTTFAHGIGAVSVAAVNPVLLGILRPPSDFGVDVVVGDGQSIGSPMSFGGPGFGFFACRGRFLRQMPGRIVGRTVDVDGREAYTLTLSTREQHIRREKATSNICSNHSLNALAAAVYLSAVGGNGLAQVAKACVDNARFLYRLLLETGKFTPLWDAPFGYEFALRYSGGNVSEMQLKMIDRGYIAGVSAARIADFEGVGPASGLDLSDVVIFAVTEKRTAAEMIAFAREIETL from the coding sequence ATGCGATATATTTCGATTACCGCTAGCCAACGCAGGAAGATGCTCGAACAGATCGGATGTGACTCGATCGAGGACCTGTTCGAGGATATCCCTAAGAGCGTCCGCTTTTTGCGACCGCTGGATCTACCGAGTGCACAAAGTGAGATGCAGGTCTCAGCGCGCCTCTCAGCGCTTGCTGAATCCAATATCCCGGCTGGCAGGTTAATCAGTTTCGCTGGTGCCGGTTGTTACGATCACTACATTCCCAGCGTCGTTGACCACGTGATACGACGCCCCGAGTTTTTCACCGCATACACGCCTTACCAGCCGGAAGTCAGTCAAGGAACATTGCAGGCACTATACGAATATCAATCCATGATTTGTGAATTGACTGGCATGGACGTGGCAAATGCGAGTATGTACGACGGGCCGACTGCTCTCGTTGAAGCGATATTCATGGCGACCCGAGTGACCGCCAGGCAATCTGTGCTGTGTGTCGGCGACATGCACCCTGAATGGGTATCAACCATCAGGACCTACTCTAAGAGCGGAAAGTTTTCTCTTATCGAGCTGCCCGAAGACACTTCTACGGGTCGCATTAGTGCCGCTCATATCGAAAACTCCCTGGACCCCAGCCTATTCGTTGATGTCGCTGCGGTAGTCACGCAGAGCCCCAGCTTCTTCGGAGTGATCGATGATATCGCCGCTATGACGACCTTTGCACACGGAATCGGTGCGGTCTCTGTGGCTGCAGTCAATCCTGTCCTTCTGGGCATCTTGAGACCCCCGTCTGACTTTGGTGTTGATGTGGTCGTCGGGGATGGTCAGTCCATTGGTAGCCCGATGTCGTTCGGGGGTCCGGGTTTCGGGTTCTTCGCATGCCGGGGCCGATTCCTGCGGCAGATGCCAGGACGCATCGTCGGCCGAACGGTAGATGTCGATGGAAGAGAGGCGTATACGCTCACTCTGTCGACGAGAGAGCAACATATTCGTCGGGAGAAGGCGACCAGCAATATCTGCAGCAACCATTCACTGAACGCATTGGCTGCAGCGGTTTATCTGTCAGCCGTTGGCGGCAACGGCCTTGCTCAGGTAGCGAAGGCCTGCGTAGATAATGCACGTTTCTTGTACCGGTTGCTTCTCGAAACCGGCAAGTTCACACCTCTTTGGGATGCGCCGTTCGGTTATGAGTTTGCACTGCGGTACTCCGGGGGAAATGTTTCTGAGATGCAACTCAAGATGATCGACCGAGGCTACATCGCCGGTGTCTCTGCAGCCAGGATCGCCGACTTTGAAGGCGTTGGTCCAGCCTCCGGATTGGATCTTTCGGATGTCGTAATATTCGCTGTCACTGAAAAGCGTACCGCAGCCGAGATGATCGCATTTGCGAGGGAGATTGAAACACTGTGA